From the genome of Toxoplasma gondii ME49 chromosome XII, whole genome shotgun sequence:
gcctcttccaggctgtttctttccgtcctgcgtctttctctttttctttttttgtggctttcttctccttaAGATGGACTTGTGGGGAAGAGACATCAGCAGAGTGGAGGCTTTGAAAGACGAGATTTTCAGTCTCCTtcagcagcgagagaaacagagaggtcCCGGAGGAAGCGCCAGCAGCTCCGGCCGCTCCTCTGCCTTGCTCAGAGGCAAATTTTATCAATTCTGTCAGGTAAACAATCCGACTTAttgtcttttcttgctttcttttctcttttctcttcttcctcctaTCGCCTTGTCTTCCCCTACCTTTTTTCTCTTATCTCACTTCTCGTATCTTCTCTTCATTTTTGatcgtctctgcttctcctgctggcttgtcttcttttgcctcctttttctcgcaatgtgtctgcgtctctccactctctggcgtctctgtgttttttgttctgtctcttctcgcgttggGTCTCTTCCCCCTagtttttcctcgtctgtttacattgtttttcctccgcgcttcttcctctgttgtctgcgtttttcttcgcttcctggtctttcctcttcgcacCGAGAGAGCCGAGACTGGGAGAGAATGTATCGTTGctgcgacttctctctcttctttgtgaacggctttcctttttccttgtttctctcttgctctgcAGGATGTGGAGCACCTGGAGAGAGTTATGAAGGCTTCCGAAGCCGAGCGGTCGAGCGATATGTCTTCTGCAGACTGGCGTCGCAGGCGCGAACAAatgtctcgcctcctcgccgaAAAATCTGAGCTTCaactctccttttctcgcgcgttcTCTTCGACCGAAGACGACCTCTGCGGCTTGCCGGTGAGGCGTTAGAAAAATCGAAAAAAGGAGTAAAAACTATGGGCAAAACTTGACTTCACACGTTGGTAAGACCGCGTTTCAAAATGCGCCAAAACTGGCAAAAATCCGCAAAAAGTGAGTACAAGCGAccgcgcctctccttccctctcccggCCCTGCAGCCTCAGCATATCAAGGCTACGTTGAAGACAAGACCAGAGGcatctctcctcctttttgAGCGCATCCAAGtagaggggagaaaaagcaagacAGAGGGTCGTAGTTGTTCTCAAAGTTCTTGAAACTTTTGCAGAAGAACAGACGCCCAGCAAAAGGAAGCCACAAGACCTTTTTCGGTGAAGTCCCCGCATCGAGGGAACCGCGAACCGAATCGAAGCTGCGTCTTCATttagctgcatgcacgcctcCACCTGGGTACCTCCACAGACGGACTTGTAGAAGGATGCGCGATTCAAACGGGCATGCACTCCCAGGcagagactgtctcctccgcagAAGGGCAGAGACCGCTCGCGCAAGAGAGCAGACTGCTTTTCAGAGACTCCCGCAGAGGCCTGCTCCGCACTGGTGGACCTGGTGGCGGCTGCAGGGCGTAGA
Proteins encoded in this window:
- a CDS encoding SNARE domain-containing protein (encoded by transcript TGME49_300290~Predicted trans-membrane domain (TMHMM2.0):204-224) yields the protein MDLWGRDISRVEALKDEIFSLLQQREKQRGPGGSASSSGRSSALLRGKFYQFCQDVEHLERVMKASEAERSSDMSSADWRRRREQMSRLLAEKSELQLSFSRAFSSTEDDLCGLPESGAVWVDVSGGARALKTREENIIAEQDEQLCFLAGTVSNLKSIGHAVGDEVDVHRKLLDDLDVDVVRAQTRLEKNKELLKKIVDRQSTACLLFTALALLVVLIFLVVATA